A single genomic interval of Daucus carota subsp. sativus chromosome 1, DH1 v3.0, whole genome shotgun sequence harbors:
- the LOC108208677 gene encoding ylmG homolog protein 1-2, chloroplastic — MAAQTLILLNPTLDSHRRHNSTSPSLQTHFPKHILTSRVSNPHVFFPFSEKPTCPISRTSKIFAFPSNTQDPAQSQLTDSTRTVASLLALALSVSRLFSEKIATFLVKMKGICAVPSQDELLGIKNVQDNVVCAMGPLFFAAINTGPRALNTPLTVVAAGMSKWLEIYSAVLMVRVLLSWFPNIPWDRQPLSAIRDLCDPYLNLFRNIIPPLFDTLDVSPLLAFAVLGALAGVLGASNKPY, encoded by the coding sequence ATGGCCGCTCAAACCCTAATCCTCTTAAACCCCACCCTCGATTCTCACCGTCGCCACAACTCCACCTCCCCATCTCTCCAAACCCACTTCCCCAAACATATACTTACATCTCGTGTATCTAATCCCCATGTTTTTTTCCCCTTCAGTGAAAAACCCACTTGCCCAATTTCAAGAACATCCAAGATTTTTGCTTTTCCATCAAACACTCAAGACCCAGCTCAGTCTCAGCTCACTGACTCAACTCGCACTGTGGCATCTCTCTTGGCTCTCGCTCTCTCAGTTTCTAGGCTTTTCTCCGAGAAAATCGCAACTTTTTTGGTGAAGATGAAGGGCATTTGTGCAGTTCCTAGTCAAGATGAGCTTTTGGGTATCAAGAATGTGCAGGATAATGTGGTTTGTGCTATGGGGCCTTTGTTTTTCGCAGCAATTAATACGGGCCCGAGGGCATTGAACACACCATTGACAGTTGTGGCAGCTGGAATGTCGAAATGGCTTGAGATTTATAGTGCTGTGTTGATGGTTAGGGTGTTGTTGAGTTGGTTTCCGAATATACCTTGGGATCGTCAGCCATTGTCAGCTATCCGGGACTTGTGTGATCCTTATTTGAATCTTTTTAGGAATATTATTCCTCCGCTTTTCGATACGTTGGATGTTAGTCCACTTTTGGCTTTTGCGGTGTTGGGAGCGCTTGCTGGGGTTCTTGGTGCATCAAACAAGCCTTATTGA